AGCTGTTGCGCCGTAAGCCAGTACGCCCTGCGTATCTTTTCGATCCAGCCAGTAATGAACCAGTGAAACTGCCGACGCCGAGAAATACCCAACAACGCCCACTTGTGGACGGCCTACCTGATGAATATTACCCACCAAAGCCGTTGGGGGTGTGTCGGCCAGCCCGCCCGTGTGCTGAGTCTGTTCCTGGAAGCGTTTATAATATTGGTAGGCATCCGCAGTTAATGAATATTGGCGGATATCGACCAGACCGGGCGCATAATCATAAAAAGGCACCTGAGCTACCCGCTGCTGACTGATCAGGGCCCCATTACTAAATTTATCATCGAGCACAACGATGTCGTAACCATAGATGATTTGCCAGCAAGGTGTACGACATCCGTAATCATAAATCCAGTCTTCGTTCGGCACTTCCGGGGCCTCTTCACCCGCCTTTCCGACTTGGGGGCTAAAACAATCTTCATACAACTCGGTACCTGTTACAAAGTAGTCGCGATCTTTATACACGTTTGGTAGCACTTTGTAAACGGCATAAACCCCCTGCCGACAGCTATGACACCAATTTTGGCGCTCCCATAGTTTCCACTCCCAGCGGTAATAGTTATGCTCATTGACGGGATCCTGGGTATCGATAACGATGTCGTGTGCTGCCGTATAGCCCTTTAGCTGGGTTGACGATAAACTGTTCGGGTTGAAGGCCACATGTACACCCGCAATGGGTGCGACGGCCGACATTATCTGTTGAGTGGACCGATACTGGCTTCCGTCCGTAAGGGTGAACTGGAGTTGGTAGGCATGGCCAATCTGCCCTTTAAAATCACTGGGTAGCTGATAAGTACCATCAATCGTTTCATGGCATTCGATGGTTTGAATCGAGTCGACTACCACGGATACTGTGGCATGGGTCACTGGAACGGTACTGTATTGGCCAGTTAGCCGATCAGCTTGCGCTCGCTTCAATGTAATTATCTGCGGTTCGGCCCGATTAGTAATTGTTCCATCGACGATCAGGATGGTCGCCGTACCGTATTGAGCTAGTTCCTCCGGGTAAATACAGGCGAAAGGTAAAATCAAGGCAAAGCTATAAACCAATAAAAAGCGAAACGTTGAGCGCATGGCTGGAGGTTAATCCATTCTAAAACTACGCTGAACTTGTATTCTACTTTTAGAATCAATCCAATATGTTCAACTTTTCATGAAAACAACAAAATGCACTGCCAGTCAAAACGGTAATTTCCCTAAATCGACATTGCCCCCTGTTATAATAATGCCAATTTTTTGCCCCGAAAACTGGTCTTTGTGTTTCAGTACAGCAGCTAACGGTACTGCACTTGATGGCTCGATTACAATTTTCATCCGTTCCCAAACCAATCGCATAGCGGCACTAATTTCGGCATCCGAAACGGTCAAAATATCCGCAACGTGCGCCCGAATAATGGCCAGGGTTCGTTCGCTCAATGTAGTCATCAGGCCATCGGCAATCGTATTGATATACGGTGCTTTTTCAATCCGGCCGCTTCTGAACGACACTATGGCATCGGCCGCGCCTTCGGGCTCTCCGGCAATAACCCGTGTAGTAGGCGACAGATAATAGGTTGCCAGGGCCGTACCACTTAACAAACCTCCCCCACCAACGGGAGCCAGAATGGTATCAAAGGACACGCTTTGGCGGTCAGCCGCATCTTCGATCAGTTCTTTTGCGACAGTGGCTTGCCCGGCAATAACCCGATCATCATCGAAGGGGTGAACCAGTACGGCTCCGGTTCGTTCCATCACCTCCCGCACACCTGCCTCCCGGGCATCGAGCGTTGGTTCGCATTCAATCACTTCGGCACCATACCCCAGCACAGCCTCTTTTTTGACCTTTGGGGCCGTTCGGGGCATGACGATATAAGCCGGAAGTCCAACCTGTCGAGCGGCAAACGCTACCGCCTGGGCATGGTTACCCGATGAATGCGTTGTGATCGCTTTCCCTTCCTGGTGTTGAACCACCTGCAATATGGCATTCAGGCCACCCCGCGCTTTAAACGCCCCTATCTTCTGAAAATTCTCGCACTTAAAAAACAGATTGGCTCCTGCCTGCTCATTGATAGTTTGATTAGTCAATACGGGAGTGCGGTGAATATAAGGCCGGATACGGTCGTGAGCCTCAAGGATGGTATCGAATGAAATCATGGATGATGAAAGCTACTAAAGCGTCCAAATTACGAAGAAAATAGGGTAATCGTGTTGAATGGTTTTCTGTTTACTGCTCACGGAAAGTTAACGAGCCTATAAGCCCTATATCAGTCTACCGTAAACGGAAATCGCAAACTACATCCTGTTAGTTGACAAGCACACGTTAAGGCTGTAACTTGCATGAAAGTAAGATTAAATATGAGAGATTTAATTCAACTTGCCATTCCAGGATTCGTGATTCTGCTAGTTGCTGAGATAATTGTGACGGTCAAACAGCAGAAAGATTA
This window of the Spirosoma aerolatum genome carries:
- a CDS encoding DUF4249 domain-containing protein translates to MRSTFRFLLVYSFALILPFACIYPEELAQYGTATILIVDGTITNRAEPQIITLKRAQADRLTGQYSTVPVTHATVSVVVDSIQTIECHETIDGTYQLPSDFKGQIGHAYQLQFTLTDGSQYRSTQQIMSAVAPIAGVHVAFNPNSLSSTQLKGYTAAHDIVIDTQDPVNEHNYYRWEWKLWERQNWCHSCRQGVYAVYKVLPNVYKDRDYFVTGTELYEDCFSPQVGKAGEEAPEVPNEDWIYDYGCRTPCWQIIYGYDIVVLDDKFSNGALISQQRVAQVPFYDYAPGLVDIRQYSLTADAYQYYKRFQEQTQHTGGLADTPPTALVGNIHQVGRPQVGVVGYFSASAVSLVHYWLDRKDTQGVLAYGATAPFDTTRRPGAYTPTGDGLFFAINGRQPNPEPSPPYLKDRDKAKVRLWPNADRPPLAPCLQTDHQTPFKPEGWRD
- a CDS encoding threonine ammonia-lyase, translating into MISFDTILEAHDRIRPYIHRTPVLTNQTINEQAGANLFFKCENFQKIGAFKARGGLNAILQVVQHQEGKAITTHSSGNHAQAVAFAARQVGLPAYIVMPRTAPKVKKEAVLGYGAEVIECEPTLDAREAGVREVMERTGAVLVHPFDDDRVIAGQATVAKELIEDAADRQSVSFDTILAPVGGGGLLSGTALATYYLSPTTRVIAGEPEGAADAIVSFRSGRIEKAPYINTIADGLMTTLSERTLAIIRAHVADILTVSDAEISAAMRLVWERMKIVIEPSSAVPLAAVLKHKDQFSGQKIGIIITGGNVDLGKLPF